One window from the genome of Malus domestica chromosome 01, GDT2T_hap1 encodes:
- the LOC103406169 gene encoding receptor-like protein EIX1: MENDGIRCLKKFFHTSIVVLLFLQCFNPSLSSGFYNVSFGFEAIGHRVVTRCIESEREALLSFKQGLIDDYNLLSSWGREEHKQDCCKWLGIHCSNRTNHVTQLDLGWNHMNEVYSLQQKGQQEYPEYYFRGKMMSPKLIELQHLKYFDLSSVNFTWTQLPDFIGSLSNLRHLDLWTASFGGRIPTQIGNLTHLQYLDLRSNHFANLENLNSWLPRLSSLTYLDLSFNNLSNVPNWMEAVNKLPKLTNLSLSYCSLPSPLIHSSTLFNINSSKSLAHVDLSDNQLTSSSIFLWLSKYNASLVHLDLRYNNFANVENLNSWLPHLSALTYLDLSWSNLSNVPDWMEAVNKLPKLTNLTLYNCRLPSPLIHSSTLFNINSSISLAHVDLGYNQLTSSIFLWLSKYNASLVHLDLSSNQIEGGIPQSFSKLCNLQEFNLYNNTLSGQLSSLVQILLSACPDQNSLETLDLSRNHLSGSIPNLTNFSSLKELVLSDNQLSGTVPESFGHMSTLESIYLGMNGLEGVVSESHFYNLSRLRNLYMSYTSLSLSFSSNWTPPFQLDSIYLRSCMVGPHFPKWLQTQKSYKVLDISNARISDILPNWFWSPLSHQDRGSFFIDISNNRIKGTIPNSRFEFPSSSFSQVNLSWNRLESPVPSFLSTSISLDLSNNKLSRLISFICPKTSNKVSPLAFLDLSSNNLYEQLPNCWTRFENLVFLDLSDNALFGKIPTTMGSLPFIQTLKLNKNGFVGELPSSLKNFTRLSVFDIGENNLSGLIPEWLGVGLPNLAILILRSNHFYGSIPLQLCNMRDIQILDFSMNNISGNIPKCIKNLTNLAKKGSSSIAIYHLYNTSTGSQRSYLEEASLIWKGKMSKYKSTLGLVKSIHLSSNRLTGEIPTEITDLVGLVSLNLSRNNLTGQITPMIGKLESLQSLDLSRNHIYGGIPTSLFQIYGLGDLDLSNNNLSGKIPMGTQLQTYDPSAFVGNPLLCGIPLRQLCSPEETSPEEQPMFGDQVKENDGLITTGFYLSLALGFVVGFWGVCGSLIFIRSWRYTYYKFLNYVYDWLYVRVVLIRRRRTIDG; the protein is encoded by the coding sequence ATGGAGAATGACGGAATCAGGTGCTTGAAGAAATTCTTTCACACTTCCATTGTGGTGCTACTTTTTCTACAATGTTTCAACCCTTCCCTATCCTCTGGATTCTATAATGTTTCTTTCGGTTTCGAAGCAATTGGCCACCGGGTGGTGACGAGGTGCATAGAGAGTGAAAGGGAAGCACTCCTTTCTTTCAAACAAGGTCTGATTGATGACTACAATCTCCTCTCCTCCTGGGGAAGAGAAGAACACAAGCAAGATTGTTGCAAATGGCTTGGCATCCACTGCAGCAACCGAACCAACCATGTTACTCAACTTGATCTTGGATGGAATCATATGAATGAAGTTTACTCACTTCAACAGAAAGGACAGCAGGAGTATCCCGAATATTACTTTCGAGGTAAAATGATGAGTCCTAAACTAATTGAGTTGCAGCATTTGAAATATTTCGACCTTTCTTCCGTTAACTTCACTTGGACCCAGCTTCCAGATTTCATTGGTTCTCTTTCCAATTTAAGACACCTCGACCTCTGGACTGCTTCTTTTGGTGGTCGAATTCCAACTCAGATCGGAAACCTTACCCACTTGCAATATCTTGATCTCAGATCCAATCACTTTGCTAATTTAGAAAACCTGAATTCATGGCTGCCTCGTCTTTCTTCTTTAACATATTTGGACCTGAGTTTCAACAATCTCAGTAATGTTCCTAACTGGATGGAAGCAGTTAATAAGCTCCCTAAACTTACAAACTTGTCTCTGTCTTATTGCAGTCTTCCTTCTCCTCTAATTCATTCCAGTACTCTTTTTAACATAAATTCTTCTAAATCTCTTGCTCATGTTGATCTCAGTGACAACCAACTCACTTCTTCTTCCATATTTCTTTGGTTGTCCAAATACAATGCCAGCCTTGTTCATCTTGATCTCAGATACAATAACTTTGCTAATGTAGAAAATCTGAATTCATGGCTGCCTCATCTTTCTGCTTTAACATATTTGGACCTGAGTTGGAGCAATCTCAGTAATGTTCCTGACTGGATGGAAGCAGTTAATAAGCTCCCTAAACTTACAAACTTGACACTGTACAATTGCAGGCTTCCTTCTCCTCTAATTCATTCCAGTACTCTTTTTAACATAAATTCTTCTATATCTCTTGCTCATGTTGATCTCGGTTACAACCAACTCACTTCTTCCATATTTCTTTGGTTGTCCAAATACAATGCCAGCCTTGTTCATCTTGACCTCTCTTCTAACCAAATTGAAGGAGGGATTCCGCAATCTTTTTCCAAGTTATGTAATCTGCAAGAATTCAACCTTTACAACAACACTCTAAGTGGACAACTTTCTTCGTTGGTTCAAATATTATTGTCTGCATGCCCTGATCAAAACTCATTAGAGACTCTGGACCTCTCAAGGAATCATCTTTCTGGATCAATTCCCAATCTCACAAACTTTTCATCATTGAAAGAATTAGTTCTCTCTGACAATCAATTGAGTGGAACGGTACCTGAAAGCTTTGGGCATATGTCTACGCTCGAGAGTATCTACCTTGGTATGAATGGTTTGGAAGGTGTGGTTTCGGAAAGCCACTTCTACAATCTCTCTAGATTAAGGAATTTATATATGTCCTATACCTCACTATCTTTAAGCTTCAGTTCTAATTGGACTCCTCCTTTCCAATTGGATTCCATATATTTGAGGTCTTGCATGGTGGGTCCACATTTTCCAAAATGGCTTCAAACTCAAAAAAGTTATAAAGTACTTGATATTTCTAATGCAAGAATTTCTGATATCCTTCCAAATTGGTTTTGGAGCCCTCTGTCTCATCAGGATCGTGGatctttttttatagatatttcCAACAACCGAATTAAAGGAACAATTCCAAATTCAAGATTTGAGTTTCCCTCATCTTCCTTTAGTCAAGTGAATTTGAGTTGGAATCGATTGGAAAGTCCAGTCCCTTCATTCCTGTCCACATCAATATCTCTAGATCTCTCCAACAATAAGCTTTCAAGGTTAATTTCTTTCATTTGTCCAAAGACTTCGAACAAGGTTAGTCCTTTAGCCTTTCTTGATCTCTCAAGCAACAATTTGTATGAACAACTTCCTAATTGTTGGACACGCTTTGaaaatcttgtctttcttgattTGAGTGATAATGCTCTTTTTGGGAAAATTCCTACCACAATGGGCTCTTTACCTTTTATTCAAACGCTGAAGTTAAACAAGAATGGGTTTGTGGGGGAATTGCCTTCATCTTTGAAGAACTTTACTAGACTCAGTGTTTTTGATATTGGAGAAAATAACTTATCAGGTTTGATACCTGAATGGTTAGGGGTTGGACTTCCAAATTTGGCTATTCTTATCCTCCGTTCTAATCACTTCTATGGAAGCATTCCACTACAATTGTGCAATATGAGAGACATTCAAATTCTAGATTTTTCGATGAATAACATCTCTGGAAATATACCTAAATGCATCAAGAATTTGACTAATTTGGCTAAAAAAGGAAGTTCAAGTATAGCTATCTATCATCTCTATAATACCTCAACTGGCAGCCAACGAAGTTATTTGGAGGAAGCATCCTTGATATGGAAAGGCAAAATGTCGAAATACAAAAGTACTTTAGGGCTTGTAAAGAGTATTCATCTGTCGAGTAACCGATTAACAGGGGAGATTCCTACAGAAATCACTGATCTTGTGGGGTTGGTTTCCTTAAACCTGTCAAGAAACAATTTAACAGGTCAAATAACTCCAATGATCGGGAAATTGGAGTCCTTACAGTCCCTTGATCTGTCAAGAAACCACATATATGGTGGAATACCAACAAGCCTTTTTCAAATATATGGTCTTGGTGATTTGGACTTGTCAAACAACAACCTGTCTGGAAAAATTCCAATGGGGACTCAGCTCCAAACCTATGATCCATCTGCTTTTGTTGGAAATCCTCTGCTTTGTGGAATTCCACTTCGACAGTTGTGCTCTCCTGAGGAAACAAGTCCAGAGGAGCAACCAATGTTTGGGGATCAAGTTAAAGAGAATGATGGGCTTATAACAACAGGATTTTACTTGAGTTTGGCGCTTGGTTTTGTTGTTGGATTTTGGGGAGTTTGTGGGAGTTTGATATTCATCAGGTCATGGAGATACACATACTACAAGTTCTTGAACTATGTGTACGATTGGCTTTATGTGAGGGTGGTGTTGATCAGGCGACGAAGAACGATTGATGGGTAA